One window of the Macaca thibetana thibetana isolate TM-01 chromosome 1, ASM2454274v1, whole genome shotgun sequence genome contains the following:
- the PERM1 gene encoding PGC-1 and ERR-induced regulator in muscle protein 1 has translation MENFQYSVQLSDQDWAEFSATADECGLLQAGLASGDEPLSSDIDQGDSSGSSPPRPPPLPTGQPAAGGRSWRGCEGEDVATQQLVSRSLCEPVLALGTGQQTPSTSTRAEAPPSLGPGASPPGQCSSRPGPASSGDQMQRLLQGPAPRPPGEPPRSPESPGHSTGSQRPPDSPGGPPRSPSRKKRRAVGAKGGGHAGASTSARTGSPLLPAASPETAKLTAKARQEELGPGPTGAPEPGPDLGLSTPVPVTEQGTDQIRAPPRAELHTGSTPVQEAHPGVSWAKSDLAVSTPASEPQPDMAVSTLTSEPQSSVALSTPVSKLQPDTDTAVSTPASEHGLDMALPTAGPVAKLQVASSPSVSEAMPRVTESSGLVSTPVPTADAAGPAWSPTRRAGPDVETEAVVSAPSAGAPGYRSGEPALGLTQVPKKKKVRFSVAGPGPNKPGPGEASGLAPSATARPSAPRTATGGHGGPGAWDAVAVVPRPHQPRILKHLPRPPPSAVMRARPGRSFAVTLPEAYEFFFCDTIEEDEDAEAAAAGQDLADIQWPDMCEFFFQDAGAQRPRQRGSPAPLPRADPVPAPVPGDPVPISIPEVYEHFFGDDRLEGVLGPAVLPQLQAPEPPRSAFQGAGPGTPLKPATVERLHLALRRAAELRGPVPSFAFSQNDMCLVFVALATWAVRTSDLHTPDAWKTVLLANIGTISAIRYFRRQVGQERHSPSS, from the exons ATGGAAAATTTCCAGTACAGCGTCCAGCTGAGTGACCAGGACTGGGCTGAGTTCTCAGCCACTGCCGATGAGTGTGGCCTCCTGCAGGCTGGCCTGGCCTCTGGGGACGAGCCCTTGTCCAGTGACATTGACCAAGGGGACAGCAGTGGCAGCAGTCCCCCCAGGCCCCCGCCTCTCCCAACTGGGCAGCCAGCTGCAGGAGGGCGGAGCTGGCGGGGCTGCGAGGGGGAGGACGTGGCCACACAGCAGCTGGTCAGCAGGTCTCTGTGTGAGCCTGTCTTGGCCCTGGGGACCGGTCAGCAGACACCCAGCACGTCCACACGGGCAGAGGCTCCACCGTCCCTCGGCCCCGGCGCCAGCCCTCCCGGCCAGTGCTCATCCCGCCCTGGTCCGGCGTCTTCTGGAGACCAGATGCAGAGGCTTCTGCAGGGCCCTGCCCCACGGCCCCCTGGTGAGCCCCCTCGGAGTCCCGAGTCCCCTGGCCACAGCACTGGCTCTCAGAGGCCCCCCGATAGCCCTGGAGGCCCACCACGGAGCCCCAGCCGGAAGAAGAGGCGAGCTGTGGGTGCCAAGGGGGGTGGGCACGCAGGGGCCTCTACCTCTGCCCGGACGGGCTCCCCGCTGCTCCCCGCGGCCAGTCCTGAGACGGCAAAGCTGACGGCCAAAgccaggcaggaggagctggggccaGGCCCTACAGGAGCCCCTGAGCCAGGGCCAGATTTGGGCCTATCTACACCCGTCCCTGTGACTGAGCAAGGCACAGACCAGATCAGAGCCCCTCCCCGAGCTGAGCTGCACACGGGGTCCACACCTGTCCAGGAAGCCCACCCAGGTGTCTCATGGGCTAAGTCAGACCTGGCTGTGTCCACACCTGCCTCCGAGCCGCAACCTGACATGGCTGTGTCCACACTGACTTCTGAGCCTCAGTCCAGTGTGGCCCTGTCTACACCCGTCTCCAAGCTGCAACCTGACACGGACACGGCTGTGTCCACACCTGCCTCCGAGCACGGCCTGGACATGGCCTTGCCGACAGCAGGCCCAGTGGCTAAGCTACAGGTGGCTTCATCTCCATCTGTCTCAGAGGCTATGCCGAGGGTGACCGAGTCCAGTGGGCTTGTGTCTACCCCTGTTCCCACAGCTGACGCCGCTGGCCCCGCCTGGTCTCCCACCCGCAGAGCTGGGCCTGATGTGGAGACGGAGGCGGTTGTGTCTGCGCCCTCAGCCGGGGCCCCTGGATACCGCTCTGGGGAGCccgcactgggtctcacccaagtcCCCAAGAAGAAGAAAGTGCGCTTCTCTGTGGCTGGGCCCGGCCCCAACAAGCCAGGCCCAGGAGAGGCCTCAGGCCTGGCCCCATCGGCCACAGCCAGGCCCTCAGCCCCCCGGACAGCAACTGGGGGCCACGGGGGACCCGGAGCCTGGGATGCTGTGGCTGTCGTTCCCCGGCCCCACCAGCCTCGGATCCTCAAGCACCTGCCTCGCCCCCCTCCCTCTGCCGTGATGAGGGCCCGACCTGGGCGCAGCTTTGCCGTGACCCTCCCGGAGGCCTACGAGTTCTTCTTCTGTGACACCATCGAGGAGGACGAGGATGCTGAGGCGGCAGCAGCCGGTCAGGATCTGGCAGACATCCAGTGGCCGGACATGTGCGAATTCTTCTTCCAAGACGCTGGAGCCCAGAGGCCGAGGCAGCGGGGGTCCCCGGCGCCACTCCCAAGAGCTGATCCTGTACCAGCCCCCGTACCTGGAGACCCTGTGCCCATCTCCATCCCTGAGGTCTATGAACACTTCTTCGGGGACGACAGGCTTGAGGGCGTGCTAGGGCCGGCTGTCTTGCCCCAGCTGCAGGCCCCGGAGCCTCCCAGGTCGGCCTTCCAGGGTGCGGGGCCGGGGACCCCCCTCAAGCCAGCCACAGTAGAGCGGCTCCACCTGGCTCTTAGGCGGGCAG CGGAGCTCCGGGGGCCTGTCCCGTCATTTGCCTTCAGCCAGAATGACATGTGCCTGGTGTTTGTAGCCCTTGCCACCTGGGCTGTGAGGACGTCAGATCTGCACACCCCAGACGCTTGGAAAACAG TCTTGCTGGCCAACATCGGCACCATCTCTGCCATCCGCTACTTCCGCCGGCAGGTGGGGCAAGAGCGCCACAGCCCCAGCTCCTAG